The uncultured Methanomethylovorans sp. genome contains a region encoding:
- a CDS encoding Rieske (2Fe-2S) protein: MSSWVFAMEDDLEEEKIKLVKVAGKQILFIRKEGKVYAIDNSCPHLGCPLKSGILNGYVLKCGCHNWGFDIRTGENVDTGEYIDVPDPKVDTYDIEVAEGKISVLL; the protein is encoded by the coding sequence ATGTCTTCATGGGTCTTTGCTATGGAAGATGATCTGGAAGAGGAAAAGATCAAGTTGGTAAAAGTTGCAGGTAAACAGATCCTTTTTATCAGGAAAGAAGGCAAAGTTTATGCAATTGATAATTCATGTCCTCACCTGGGGTGTCCTCTCAAAAGTGGAATTCTGAATGGGTATGTTCTGAAATGTGGCTGTCACAACTGGGGGTTTGACATCAGGACCGGAGAGAATGTGGATACAGGTGAATATATCGATGTCCCGGATCCTAAAGTGGATACCTACGATATAGAAGTAGCTGAAGGAAAGATCTCTGTGCTACTCTAA